The Betaproteobacteria bacterium genome includes the window TCTTTCGCGATCACCGAAGCGAGCCTTGCAGGATGGCAGGAGGCCGTGCAGCCATTCTTAGGCTATCGCGGGCAAAGTCAACCCCGGTGGCGGGGCCCGACCGGCCGCCGCAAGCAGCGGCCGGGAAACGTCAGAACAGCACGCGCGCGAGCAGCAGTCCGGTCGTTACCGCCACGATGGTCGCGATCAATCCCGGAATCATGAACGAGTGATTCAGGATGTACTTCCCGATCTTCGTGGTCCCCGACAGGTCGAAGTTGATCGCGGCGATCAGCGAGCCATAGGTCGGAATGAAGAAATAGCCGTTGACCGACGGAAACATCGCGATCAGGAACTGCGGCGGAATGCCCAGGGCAAGGCCGAGCGGCATGAGCGCACGCGTGGTTGCCGCCTGACTGTAGAGCAGCACCGAGGCGAAGAAGAGACCGAAGGCGAACGTCCACGGCGCGATTTCCGCCCAGTGCCCGATGGCTGGCACGATCACCTCCTTGTGAGCGGAGATGAAACTGTCGCCCAGCCAGGCGAGGCCGAAGATGCCGATGACCGCGACCACGCCGGCGCGCAGCGTGGGCGTCTTCGGCACCTCGTTCACGTCGATCCTGGTGAACATCAGCATGATCGCCGCCACCGCCATCATCACCACCTCGATCACGATCGGCATCGGGAGCGCAGCCTTGGCACCCGGAAGTGTTCTCAGCCCGGGAAAGAAACCGAATGCCACGACCAGCGCGACACCTGCGAGAAAGAGGAACGCCGACAGTTTCGCCGTCGGCTTGAGCTGCGCCTTTCCGGCAACCTTCGGTGGCGGCACCTCGCCGGCCTTGAGTCGCGCCTGGTATTCCGGATCGTTCTTGAGGTCCTTGCCGACGAACATCGAAACGATCGCCGCCGCGACCACGCCGGTGAGCGTTGCCGGCACGCAGATCATGAGGATCTGCGGCAGACCCCACGGCAGGCCCTTCTCGGCGAAGAGCCCGATCATCGCCGCCGTCGCCGCGGCGACGGGACTTGCCGTGATCGCCTGCTGTGAGGCGATCGTCGCCACCGCCATCGGCCGCTCGGGGCGGATGCCGCTCTGGTGCGCGGTCTCATAGATGACGGGCAGCAGCGGATACACGATGTGCCCGGTGCCGGCGACGAAGCAGAAGCTCCAGGTGGTGAGCGGCGCGACGACGGTGACGTATTTCGGGTTTGCGCGGATGATCCGCTCGGCCACGCTCACCAGGAAGTCGATGCCCCCCGCGGCATCCATGACCGAGGCAGCCATGATCACCGCCAGGATGATCAGCATCACGTCGATCGGCGGCGAGGTGGGCGTGACGCCGAAGCCGGCGATCAGCACCAGCAACCCCACTGCCCCCCACAGTCCGAGTCCGACACCGCTGTAGCGCGCGCCCATCCAGATGGCCGCGAGCACGACGATGAACTGCAGCGCAATTGTCAGAGTCATGATTACTCTCCTTGTTGTTCGCCTGCAGCCCTCCCTATTGTTCGAAAGTGGGATGGATCAGGTTGTCGAAGGAGAACACCTCGTCCCATTTCTCCTGCGTGAGGAGCTTGCGTTCCTTGACCACGATGTCGTGCAGGGACTTGCCGCTCTGGTAGCCCTCGCGCGCGATCTCGGCGCACTGCTTGTAGCCGAGCAGGGGCTTGAGCGCGGTGACGATGCCGAGCGAGTTGAGCACCATGTCGCGCGTGCGCTCCGCATTGGCCGTGATGCCCTCGATGCAATGGATGCGCAGGCTGTTGACCGCGTTCTCCATCGTGAAGATGGACGTGAAGAGCGCGAAAGTGATCACCGGCTCCATCACGTTCAG containing:
- a CDS encoding anaerobic C4-dicarboxylate transporter, whose amino-acid sequence is MTLTIALQFIVVLAAIWMGARYSGVGLGLWGAVGLLVLIAGFGVTPTSPPIDVMLIILAVIMAASVMDAAGGIDFLVSVAERIIRANPKYVTVVAPLTTWSFCFVAGTGHIVYPLLPVIYETAHQSGIRPERPMAVATIASQQAITASPVAAATAAMIGLFAEKGLPWGLPQILMICVPATLTGVVAAAIVSMFVGKDLKNDPEYQARLKAGEVPPPKVAGKAQLKPTAKLSAFLFLAGVALVVAFGFFPGLRTLPGAKAALPMPIVIEVVMMAVAAIMLMFTRIDVNEVPKTPTLRAGVVAVIGIFGLAWLGDSFISAHKEVIVPAIGHWAEIAPWTFAFGLFFASVLLYSQAATTRALMPLGLALGIPPQFLIAMFPSVNGYFFIPTYGSLIAAINFDLSGTTKIGKYILNHSFMIPGLIATIVAVTTGLLLARVLF